One window of Chryseobacterium indologenes genomic DNA carries:
- the pckA gene encoding phosphoenolpyruvate carboxykinase (ATP), whose amino-acid sequence MKNTKIIQDLEKLGIKGNYEVVYNPSYEELYQAEVSPENQGFEKAELTESGAVSVKTGIFTGRSPKDRYIVQDDVTRDTIFWDGKVNLPTTAEIFGSCKELVLNQLAESKKIYVVDTFCGTNADTRLKVRFIVEVAWQAHFVTNMFIRPSHYELENFGEPDFTVINGSKTINPNWEAQGLNSENFIMFNLTEKLQIIGGTWYGGEMKKGMFAMMNYYLPLKGMASMHCSANVGEKGDVALFFGLSGTGKTTLSADPKRYLIGDDEHGWDNNGVFNYEGGCYAKVIDLSEEKEPDIFAAIKRDALLENVVVNNGLADYTDGSITENTRVSYPIYHINKIVLPSKAGHAKKIVYLSADAFGVLPPVSILNEDQAQYHFLCGYTSKLAGTERGITEPQPSFSPAFGEAFLTLHPTMYSKTLIGKMQEHGAKAYLVNTGWNGTGKRISLKDTRAIIDAIIDGSIDNAPKTQVPIMNLEIPTELPNVSTGILDPRDTYESASEWEEKAKDLASRYIKNFEQYCDTEEGKKLVASGPQLQEQTI is encoded by the coding sequence ATGAAAAACACTAAAATCATCCAGGATTTAGAGAAATTAGGGATTAAAGGAAACTATGAAGTAGTGTACAATCCTTCTTACGAAGAATTATACCAGGCTGAAGTTTCTCCTGAAAATCAGGGATTTGAGAAAGCTGAACTTACAGAATCTGGCGCAGTATCAGTAAAAACAGGAATTTTCACAGGTCGTTCACCTAAAGACAGATATATTGTTCAGGATGATGTTACAAGAGATACAATTTTCTGGGATGGTAAAGTAAATTTACCTACTACTGCAGAAATTTTCGGGTCTTGTAAAGAACTAGTGCTGAACCAGCTTGCTGAATCTAAAAAGATCTATGTAGTAGATACATTCTGCGGAACGAATGCGGATACGAGACTTAAAGTAAGGTTTATCGTTGAAGTAGCATGGCAGGCGCATTTTGTTACTAATATGTTTATTCGTCCTTCTCACTATGAGCTTGAAAACTTTGGAGAACCTGATTTCACAGTAATCAACGGTTCTAAAACAATCAACCCTAACTGGGAAGCTCAAGGATTGAATTCTGAAAACTTCATCATGTTCAACCTTACTGAAAAACTACAGATCATCGGAGGTACATGGTACGGAGGTGAGATGAAAAAAGGGATGTTCGCGATGATGAACTATTACCTTCCATTAAAAGGAATGGCTTCAATGCACTGCTCTGCTAACGTAGGAGAAAAAGGTGATGTAGCTTTATTCTTTGGTCTTTCAGGAACAGGAAAAACTACTTTGTCTGCAGATCCGAAAAGATACCTTATCGGTGATGACGAACATGGTTGGGATAACAACGGAGTATTCAACTATGAAGGTGGATGTTATGCTAAAGTTATCGACTTATCAGAAGAAAAAGAACCGGATATCTTCGCTGCCATCAAGAGAGATGCACTTCTTGAAAACGTTGTTGTGAACAATGGACTAGCAGATTATACAGACGGATCAATCACAGAAAATACAAGAGTTTCTTATCCAATTTATCATATCAACAAAATTGTATTGCCATCTAAGGCTGGTCATGCGAAGAAGATCGTTTATCTTTCTGCAGATGCATTTGGAGTACTTCCTCCGGTTTCAATCTTGAATGAAGATCAGGCTCAATACCACTTCCTTTGCGGTTATACATCAAAATTAGCAGGAACGGAAAGAGGAATTACTGAACCTCAGCCATCTTTCTCTCCGGCATTTGGTGAAGCATTCCTTACATTACACCCAACAATGTATTCTAAAACATTGATCGGTAAAATGCAGGAGCACGGAGCTAAAGCTTATTTAGTAAATACAGGCTGGAATGGTACTGGAAAGAGAATTTCTCTGAAAGATACAAGAGCAATTATTGATGCAATCATTGACGGTTCTATCGATAATGCTCCTAAAACTCAGGTTCCAATCATGAACCTTGAGATTCCAACTGAGTTACCAAACGTTTCTACAGGTATTTTAGATCCTAGAGATACCTATGAGAGTGCTTCAGAATGGGAAGAAAAAGCAAAAGATCTTGCATCAAGATATATCAAAAATTTTGAGCAGTACTGTGATACTGAAGAAGGTAAGAAATTAGTTGCTTCAGGACCTCAATTGCAGGAACAAACTATCTAA
- a CDS encoding putative porin, translating into MKYILFILFSLSFVAKAQVVNKADTKPQPKKEDTLVIDSGKKDSLKIFKPTINDYLYQTQFSEKKVFDTVMTFDKTYIFSQQNNKDNFGRVQTANIGSGFNPLVFEVNDEQNLSLLPSNKSYMIIGANDVKYYDVKTPTATFVYHNAMRNGAALTSTYTQNIGKRFNFALEYMGLRSQGLYRNSLAANNNTLFSGHYISKSGNYEIFAHYLHQNVNNQESGGITEDNLFMNGDSNYSNRQNAQVNLASSSSQFSYRRYYLSHQFTPFNSGKFPFSIRHIISHQGNKYYYNQSALESYWYDAPTELVNGFPLTTKKYSENFSNTVSLIFNNEKFKLDAGVRYQMIKLGIRDIVALNGVPFPGELKENRIGAVGNLQVKLWDKIQLNSFLEFSNGSQFKSYLKTTNNLKFEPIKDYFVNAKVNFQSAYPSFNYLLNTSVYNNFNYYLENAKNQSVMEVGGSINLKWFKTEIFANYFRIDNFTYFDSNGNPKQSDNSVNISQIGGDATFSFNKFHLNTRVHFQNTLTNKELLPMPGFIGRANFFYQTQAFKKAAEIQAGIKVYYFSKFASRDYFPVLNEYILPRADSFSIGGQPIADIYINMKVKKMFFFIEGQQIGTVISNNKAYAFPHYPVYDFRLNIGIVWYLFN; encoded by the coding sequence ATGAAGTACATCCTTTTCATACTCTTCTCTTTAAGTTTTGTAGCCAAGGCTCAGGTCGTTAATAAAGCTGATACAAAGCCTCAACCTAAAAAAGAAGATACTCTTGTGATAGATTCCGGGAAAAAAGATTCCCTGAAAATTTTCAAGCCTACTATTAATGATTATCTGTATCAGACTCAGTTTTCTGAAAAGAAAGTTTTTGATACCGTAATGACTTTTGATAAAACCTATATCTTTTCACAACAAAATAATAAAGATAATTTTGGGAGAGTACAGACTGCCAATATAGGATCGGGATTCAATCCTCTTGTATTTGAAGTGAATGATGAGCAGAACCTATCTTTGCTACCATCCAATAAATCTTATATGATCATTGGGGCCAATGACGTGAAATACTATGATGTAAAAACACCTACCGCTACATTTGTTTATCATAATGCAATGCGAAACGGGGCTGCTTTAACATCTACTTATACCCAGAATATTGGAAAAAGATTTAATTTTGCTCTTGAGTATATGGGTCTTCGTTCTCAGGGACTTTACAGAAACTCATTAGCAGCGAATAACAATACTTTATTTTCAGGTCACTATATTTCAAAAAGTGGAAACTATGAAATTTTCGCTCACTATCTTCACCAAAATGTAAACAATCAGGAAAGTGGGGGTATTACAGAAGATAATCTTTTTATGAATGGTGACAGTAATTATAGCAACAGACAAAATGCCCAGGTGAATCTGGCATCGAGCAGCTCACAGTTTTCTTACAGAAGATACTACTTGAGCCACCAGTTCACTCCATTTAATTCCGGAAAATTTCCTTTCAGTATAAGACATATTATTTCGCATCAGGGGAATAAATATTATTATAACCAGTCAGCTTTAGAATCTTATTGGTATGATGCTCCTACTGAATTGGTTAATGGTTTCCCATTGACTACAAAAAAATATTCTGAAAACTTCAGCAATACGGTGAGCTTGATTTTTAATAATGAGAAATTCAAACTTGATGCTGGTGTACGTTATCAGATGATCAAATTGGGAATAAGAGATATTGTTGCCCTTAATGGTGTTCCTTTTCCTGGTGAACTTAAAGAAAACAGAATCGGAGCGGTAGGAAACTTACAGGTAAAACTTTGGGATAAAATCCAGCTGAATTCATTCCTTGAATTTTCAAACGGAAGCCAGTTCAAAAGCTACCTTAAAACAACCAATAATCTAAAGTTTGAGCCTATTAAAGATTATTTTGTTAATGCCAAAGTAAATTTCCAAAGTGCCTATCCTTCGTTTAATTACTTGTTGAATACTTCCGTTTACAACAATTTCAATTATTATCTTGAAAATGCAAAGAACCAGTCTGTCATGGAAGTGGGTGGAAGTATCAATTTGAAATGGTTTAAAACAGAGATTTTTGCCAACTATTTCAGAATAGATAACTTTACTTATTTTGACAGCAACGGAAATCCAAAACAAAGTGATAATTCTGTGAATATCTCTCAGATCGGAGGTGATGCTACATTCAGCTTCAACAAATTCCATCTGAATACAAGGGTACATTTCCAAAATACTTTAACAAATAAAGAATTGCTTCCTATGCCCGGCTTTATTGGTAGAGCCAATTTCTTCTACCAGACACAGGCATTCAAAAAAGCAGCAGAAATTCAGGCAGGTATCAAAGTATATTACTTTTCTAAATTTGCCTCAAGAGATTATTTCCCTGTTCTTAACGAATATATCCTCCCAAGAGCAGATTCATTTTCAATTGGAGGACAGCCTATCGCCGATATCTATATCAATATGAAAGTTAAAAAGATGTTCTTTTTCATAGAAGGTCAGCAGATAGGAACTGTTATTTCCAATAACAAAGCATATGCATTTCCACATTATCCGGTATATGATTTCAGATTGAATATCGGGATCGTGTGGTATTTGTTCAACTAA
- a CDS encoding GYDIA family GHMP kinase: MNAIFSPGKLMLTSEYFAIDGALVLAVPTKLGQEFFFEEKEDGKSLIFWEAYHQNKFWLKAVIDYKNWQILETNIPSSAEFIVKTLKNVQQFSNIKFKSTLTYHLKTNLQFPANYGLGSSSTLMNNLAEWAEIDPFHLNTISLGGSGYDIAVAKEKSAVLFQSKPEIKYEKVDFNPSFKNELIFIHLNQKQDSREGINFYKSKKKSPELVNEFSDITKKIMLCSELEIFSELMMIHERKIADFLEISTVKEKFFSDCPSFVKSLGAWGGDFVMSAKFGGFKDYFWEKGFSTVFEWENIIDL, translated from the coding sequence ATGAACGCGATATTTTCACCGGGCAAGCTTATGCTTACTTCAGAATATTTCGCAATCGATGGAGCTCTTGTCTTAGCGGTACCTACCAAGCTGGGACAAGAGTTTTTTTTTGAAGAAAAAGAAGATGGCAAGTCACTTATTTTTTGGGAGGCTTATCATCAAAACAAATTCTGGTTGAAGGCTGTCATTGATTATAAAAACTGGCAGATCTTAGAAACCAATATTCCATCAAGCGCTGAATTTATTGTTAAAACATTAAAGAATGTTCAGCAGTTTTCTAATATTAAATTCAAGTCCACTCTTACTTACCATTTAAAGACCAACCTTCAGTTTCCTGCGAATTATGGTCTTGGGAGCAGTTCCACATTGATGAACAATCTTGCAGAATGGGCAGAGATTGATCCTTTTCACCTTAATACCATTAGTTTAGGCGGAAGTGGATATGATATCGCAGTTGCAAAAGAAAAATCTGCAGTTCTTTTCCAAAGCAAACCTGAGATTAAATATGAGAAAGTAGATTTCAATCCTTCATTTAAAAATGAACTGATTTTTATTCATTTAAATCAGAAGCAGGATAGTAGAGAAGGAATCAACTTTTACAAATCAAAAAAGAAGTCTCCGGAATTGGTGAATGAATTTTCAGATATCACAAAAAAAATAATGTTATGCAGTGAATTGGAAATATTTTCTGAATTAATGATGATTCATGAGCGTAAAATTGCTGATTTTCTTGAAATATCCACAGTTAAAGAAAAATTCTTCTCAGATTGCCCTTCTTTTGTCAAAAGTTTAGGCGCATGGGGGGGAGATTTTGTAATGAGTGCCAAATTTGGGGGCTTTAAAGACTATTTTTGGGAGAAAGGTTTTTCAACTGTTTTTGAATGGGAAAATATAATTGATTTATAA
- the bshC gene encoding bacillithiol biosynthesis cysteine-adding enzyme BshC — MKTINKISFNDIESIPQLVKDFLTQKIEGFENNTFSLDHFKQQIHLKKDSFSSGKREVLSEVFENQLSSLSLSSKQRENLENLRQPNTFTITTGHQLNLFSGPVFFVYKILQTIKTCTYLKENFPDFNFVPVYWMASEDHDFAEINHFKTENNYYETNEKSGGPVGRIQISDTYFISEFEKEFKDSIFGTELILMMKEAYKAGNTLTEAIKILVNRLFSEFGLLILDGDSKELKNQMKEIFKDELLHFGLQKTSKNKVDFLTEKYGKVQVNPREINLFYLSETRDRIEFNGQKYIIVDKTIQFTEEEILAELENHPEKFSPNALMRPVYQENVLPNLAYIGGNAEIMYWLELKDYFSKINIPFPILIPRNSMLFLKEKTLRKIEKLDLKIEDFFQNFTVLTNHKILKDNPILQLLDEKEELLISNFSALRASAETTEKSFGNMVKAEEVRQLKSFKRMKKRLLNAEKIKQNELLERLENLFLDVHPAKTWQERVYNFSVFFSDYGYSWLENCLEEMVVQDSKLIIVAI; from the coding sequence TTGAAAACAATAAATAAAATATCATTCAACGATATAGAAAGTATTCCTCAATTGGTAAAAGATTTTTTGACTCAGAAAATTGAGGGTTTTGAAAATAATACATTTTCTTTAGATCATTTTAAACAACAGATTCATCTGAAAAAAGACTCTTTTTCATCGGGGAAGAGAGAAGTTTTATCAGAGGTGTTCGAAAACCAGCTCTCAAGCTTATCTCTTTCTTCAAAACAGAGAGAAAATCTTGAAAATCTTAGACAACCTAATACATTTACTATTACGACGGGACATCAATTGAACCTGTTTTCGGGACCTGTTTTCTTTGTCTATAAAATTCTGCAGACTATAAAGACATGTACCTATCTGAAAGAAAATTTCCCGGATTTTAATTTCGTACCGGTATATTGGATGGCCTCAGAAGATCATGATTTTGCAGAGATCAATCATTTTAAAACCGAAAATAATTATTATGAGACCAATGAGAAGTCAGGTGGTCCGGTAGGAAGAATTCAGATCAGCGATACTTATTTTATTTCTGAATTTGAAAAAGAATTCAAAGATTCTATTTTCGGAACCGAGCTGATCTTAATGATGAAAGAAGCTTATAAAGCAGGAAACACTTTAACGGAGGCAATTAAGATTCTTGTCAACCGTCTTTTTTCAGAATTCGGGCTTTTGATTTTGGATGGAGATTCTAAAGAACTTAAAAATCAAATGAAGGAGATCTTTAAAGATGAACTTCTTCACTTTGGTTTACAGAAAACATCTAAGAATAAAGTAGATTTTCTGACAGAAAAATATGGGAAAGTTCAGGTAAATCCCCGCGAGATTAACCTTTTCTATCTTTCTGAAACCAGAGACAGAATAGAATTTAACGGACAGAAATACATTATTGTAGATAAAACGATTCAGTTTACAGAAGAAGAAATACTGGCTGAATTAGAAAATCATCCGGAAAAATTTAGTCCTAATGCTTTAATGCGACCGGTGTATCAGGAAAATGTACTTCCGAATCTGGCTTATATTGGAGGAAATGCTGAAATTATGTACTGGCTGGAACTTAAAGATTATTTTTCAAAAATTAATATCCCATTCCCTATACTGATTCCAAGAAACTCAATGCTTTTCCTGAAAGAGAAAACATTACGGAAAATTGAGAAACTGGATCTTAAAATAGAAGACTTTTTCCAGAATTTTACCGTACTTACCAATCATAAAATTTTAAAAGATAATCCGATTTTACAATTACTCGACGAGAAAGAGGAATTGTTGATTAGCAATTTTTCTGCATTGAGAGCTTCAGCAGAAACAACCGAAAAGTCTTTCGGAAATATGGTAAAGGCAGAAGAAGTACGACAACTAAAGTCATTTAAGAGAATGAAAAAACGTCTGCTTAATGCTGAAAAAATAAAACAGAATGAATTGCTGGAAAGACTTGAAAATCTGTTTTTAGATGTTCATCCCGCAAAAACATGGCAGGAAAGAGTGTATAACTTTAGTGTATTCTTTTCAGATTACGGCTATTCGTGGCTTGAAAATTGTTTGGAAGAAATGGTGGTTCAAGATTCAAAATTAATAATTGTTGCCATTTAA
- a CDS encoding amino acid ABC transporter substrate-binding protein, which produces MIKRFFILSSLCMVLGVSAQKSHTVVQGDNPYNIAKKYGMTVDELLKLNPKHKDGKLAIGDVLTIKSDKAATPVVTKTAPAEKVTSTVSTSSLGKIVLQPKQTIYGITKQYRISETDLRKLNPELDSHMKIGDEITLPLASIKKYGGTQQTVTTGEKHAEPPVEKTITTITPAVVTAAVEGESYVIQAKDNYYRITKQFGISQQDLFALNPGLEEKGLKPGETIKVKTSHTNTNTDSVAEPANPKAKMDSGNEKSTASSNVATGDDYVTYTVQQGDTVFSIVNKFGVSIDELIALNPDLSHGLKTGMVLKIKKQDAAYIKKNGDALSVILMLPFGYSTNETQYRTMALDFLTGAKLAIERNARGGQKLDIKIVDSGNEASFKNSLTQINPDNTDLIIGPFFKSNVIDVLDFTKNQKIPVVAPFANTPELYNYSNLIIVETNNQTYADKIVEEVKGIYSDQKIYVVADAKKENANYIKAGLEKAVKNPNIIIVNSPADIQPDQNMMTGQSAPVIAILANDDNAAGDAFANRVITISKEVQGVKAFSMFYSPTFEKKVDELSQASLVYLMDRKINTEGGFEKEILAAYKSKYCKTPPKYAIVGFDVVNDMLTRENKKGEIFKQMNKVQTQLATKFEFVKSKANGAYVNTGYRVIRLVP; this is translated from the coding sequence ATGATAAAGAGGTTTTTTATTCTATCCAGTTTATGTATGGTTTTGGGAGTTTCAGCCCAGAAATCACATACGGTTGTGCAAGGTGACAATCCTTACAACATTGCAAAAAAGTATGGAATGACTGTAGATGAATTGCTGAAGCTAAACCCAAAACATAAAGATGGCAAACTGGCGATCGGAGATGTTTTAACTATAAAATCAGATAAAGCAGCCACTCCGGTTGTGACAAAAACGGCCCCAGCAGAAAAAGTAACTTCAACAGTAAGTACTTCTTCTCTAGGTAAAATTGTTTTGCAGCCAAAACAAACGATTTATGGCATCACAAAACAATACAGAATCTCTGAAACTGATTTAAGAAAGCTGAATCCTGAACTGGATTCTCATATGAAAATCGGAGACGAAATTACTTTGCCTCTTGCAAGCATCAAAAAATATGGTGGTACTCAGCAGACTGTAACAACAGGAGAAAAACATGCTGAACCTCCTGTAGAAAAAACAATAACAACCATTACTCCTGCAGTTGTAACGGCTGCTGTAGAAGGAGAATCTTATGTAATCCAGGCTAAAGATAATTATTATAGAATTACAAAACAGTTTGGAATCAGTCAGCAGGATCTTTTTGCTTTAAATCCAGGATTGGAAGAAAAAGGCCTTAAACCTGGCGAAACCATTAAAGTAAAAACATCTCATACTAATACAAACACAGATAGCGTTGCTGAACCAGCAAATCCAAAAGCAAAAATGGATTCAGGTAATGAGAAATCGACTGCCTCTTCCAATGTTGCTACAGGAGATGATTATGTAACGTATACCGTTCAACAAGGAGATACTGTATTTTCCATCGTGAATAAATTCGGGGTTTCTATTGATGAACTTATTGCCCTTAACCCGGACCTTTCTCATGGTTTGAAAACCGGCATGGTTTTAAAGATCAAAAAGCAGGATGCAGCATACATTAAGAAAAACGGTGATGCTCTTAGTGTGATCCTAATGCTTCCATTTGGGTACAGTACAAACGAAACCCAGTACAGAACTATGGCACTTGACTTTTTAACAGGAGCTAAACTTGCTATTGAAAGAAATGCCAGAGGTGGGCAAAAACTGGATATCAAAATCGTGGATTCAGGAAATGAAGCGTCATTCAAAAACTCTTTGACGCAGATCAATCCTGATAATACAGATCTTATTATCGGGCCTTTCTTTAAATCTAATGTAATTGATGTTCTTGATTTTACCAAAAATCAGAAAATCCCGGTTGTTGCACCATTTGCCAACACTCCGGAATTATATAACTACAGTAATCTTATTATCGTTGAAACCAACAATCAGACGTATGCTGATAAGATTGTAGAAGAAGTAAAAGGAATTTATTCTGACCAGAAAATATATGTAGTGGCAGATGCAAAGAAAGAAAATGCCAATTACATCAAAGCAGGGCTTGAAAAAGCGGTAAAAAACCCTAATATTATTATTGTTAACTCTCCGGCAGATATTCAGCCTGATCAGAATATGATGACAGGTCAGTCTGCTCCGGTTATTGCCATTCTGGCTAATGATGATAATGCAGCTGGAGATGCTTTTGCTAACAGGGTCATCACTATTTCTAAGGAAGTACAGGGTGTGAAAGCATTCAGTATGTTCTATTCTCCAACTTTTGAGAAGAAAGTTGACGAGCTGAGCCAGGCAAGTCTGGTGTATCTTATGGACAGAAAGATCAATACAGAAGGTGGTTTTGAAAAAGAAATTCTTGCCGCCTATAAAAGCAAATACTGTAAAACTCCTCCAAAATACGCTATCGTAGGTTTTGATGTAGTAAACGACATGTTAACCAGAGAAAATAAAAAAGGTGAGATCTTTAAACAGATGAATAAAGTTCAGACTCAGCTTGCTACAAAATTTGAGTTTGTAAAATCTAAAGCTAATGGTGCTTATGTAAACACCGGTTACAGGGTAATCAGGCTGGTACCTTAA
- a CDS encoding RagB/SusD family nutrient uptake outer membrane protein, whose translation MKRIINTVLILATLSATGFALNSCQDALDIKQAGELKPEEVFTNVSNLNEALNGSVYALFDPIDEIYFTAVFTDEVKPGSGSGGQEYELHRFFLDPSTQVVGGGAVSTGSSDGIWLNNYKVINRVNRLLEGAKSITPNANEVAQYNSILAQARAIRAFCYVQLESYFAPNMKDPNGLGVILIKDVPATDAKLPRAKNQDVYDFINADLDYARSILAYSTTEPSRYTVSKAFVNALSARFNLYRGNTTLAKQYAKEVIDNSGISLTVATPITGFNPLINSGAGGDSGPLTNPASANWNNAFYGGHLTSNGNGQLGSFNPYRNLWNDRSRGEILFSLNRLPLGAGATIGSRWNTNASAATGVPMWFLGRNLFNLIYTPAGQPDKGDVRRYTYIDPTSIISANYQNVDSRNDRLVIDKYPGKTSTATRNDLKVFRLSEMYFILAEAEVAAGNLASAQALIQQVRVARNYLGTATTPVYANAQSAYADILKERRIELALEGHRYIDLKRLATVAGVTMDRNIKDDFITLPTLNLPNDSYKYTLPIPVQETSANPNCQQNPGY comes from the coding sequence ATGAAAAGAATTATAAATACAGTTTTAATTTTAGCAACTTTATCAGCAACAGGATTTGCTTTAAACAGTTGCCAGGATGCACTAGATATTAAACAGGCTGGAGAATTGAAGCCTGAAGAAGTATTTACTAATGTATCAAATTTAAACGAAGCTTTAAATGGATCTGTTTATGCTCTGTTTGATCCAATTGATGAAATATATTTTACTGCAGTTTTTACAGATGAAGTTAAGCCTGGAAGCGGTAGTGGTGGTCAGGAGTACGAGCTACACAGATTTTTCCTAGATCCATCTACTCAAGTAGTTGGAGGAGGGGCTGTAAGTACTGGCTCAAGTGATGGAATCTGGCTTAACAATTACAAAGTAATTAATAGAGTTAACAGATTATTGGAAGGGGCTAAAAGTATCACTCCTAATGCTAATGAAGTTGCTCAGTATAACAGTATCCTTGCACAGGCAAGAGCGATCAGAGCATTTTGCTATGTTCAATTGGAATCTTACTTTGCACCTAACATGAAGGACCCTAATGGATTAGGTGTTATTCTTATAAAAGATGTGCCGGCAACTGATGCGAAGTTACCAAGAGCCAAGAATCAGGACGTTTATGACTTTATTAATGCAGATTTGGATTATGCTAGAAGTATTTTAGCATATTCTACTACTGAACCTTCAAGATATACTGTAAGTAAAGCATTTGTTAATGCACTTTCTGCTCGTTTCAATTTGTATAGAGGAAATACTACATTAGCTAAACAATATGCTAAAGAAGTAATAGATAATTCAGGTATTTCACTTACTGTTGCTACTCCGATAACAGGGTTTAACCCTCTTATAAATAGTGGCGCTGGTGGCGATTCGGGTCCTCTTACCAATCCAGCTTCTGCTAATTGGAATAATGCATTCTATGGAGGTCACTTAACTTCAAATGGGAATGGTCAACTAGGGTCGTTTAATCCATATAGAAATTTATGGAATGACAGATCTAGAGGTGAGATTCTTTTCTCTCTTAACAGACTTCCTCTGGGTGCTGGTGCTACTATCGGATCAAGATGGAACACAAACGCATCAGCTGCAACTGGAGTTCCAATGTGGTTCTTAGGTAGAAACTTATTCAATTTAATTTATACTCCTGCGGGACAACCTGATAAAGGGGATGTTAGAAGATACACTTATATAGATCCAACATCAATCATTTCTGCAAATTATCAAAATGTTGACTCTAGAAATGATAGATTGGTTATTGATAAGTATCCTGGTAAAACAAGTACAGCTACAAGAAATGACCTTAAAGTATTCAGATTGTCAGAAATGTACTTTATTTTAGCAGAAGCAGAAGTCGCTGCAGGTAACTTAGCTTCGGCTCAGGCACTTATTCAGCAGGTGAGAGTTGCTAGAAACTATTTAGGTACTGCAACAACTCCTGTATATGCTAATGCTCAATCTGCTTATGCTGATATCTTGAAAGAGCGTAGAATTGAACTTGCTCTAGAAGGTCACAGATATATTGACTTAAAAAGACTTGCTACAGTTGCAGGAGTAACAATGGATAGAAACATTAAAGATGATTTTATCACATTACCGACTCTTAACTTACCAAATGATAGTTATAAGTATACACTACCTATACCTGTACAAGAAACTTCTGCCAATCCAAATTGTCAGCAAAACCCTGGTTATTAA
- the fabD gene encoding ACP S-malonyltransferase, whose protein sequence is MKALVFPGQGSQFVGMGKELYDSRKDIKDLMESANEILGFDILSIMFNGTDADLKKTEVTQPSIFIHSVAALKAVNGLGAEMVAGHSLGEFSALVANGVLSFDDGLKLVSERAKAMQDACDANPSSMAAILGLDDAKVEEICAQISGIVVPANYNCPGQLVISGETPSVEEACAKLKEAGAKRALLLPVNGAFHSPLMQPAQERLAAAIEKTKFRKATIPVYQNITTTAVTNPDEIKQNLIAQLTGPVKWTQSVQNMIKDGASNFVEVGPGKTLQGLIKKIDGSVDAASAI, encoded by the coding sequence ATGAAAGCACTTGTATTTCCAGGGCAGGGTTCTCAGTTCGTAGGAATGGGAAAAGAATTGTATGATTCTAGAAAAGATATTAAAGATCTGATGGAATCTGCCAATGAAATTTTAGGTTTCGACATTCTTTCCATTATGTTTAACGGAACGGATGCGGATCTTAAAAAAACAGAGGTTACCCAGCCTTCAATATTTATACATTCAGTAGCAGCATTAAAAGCCGTAAACGGTCTTGGTGCTGAAATGGTTGCAGGACACTCTTTAGGAGAGTTTTCAGCCTTGGTTGCCAATGGAGTTTTATCCTTTGATGACGGTTTGAAATTAGTTTCCGAAAGAGCAAAAGCTATGCAGGATGCTTGTGATGCCAATCCAAGTTCTATGGCTGCTATCTTAGGATTAGATGATGCTAAGGTTGAAGAAATCTGTGCACAGATCAGCGGAATTGTGGTTCCTGCAAATTATAACTGCCCGGGGCAATTGGTGATCTCAGGAGAAACACCTTCAGTAGAAGAAGCTTGTGCAAAACTGAAAGAAGCAGGAGCTAAAAGAGCATTGTTACTACCGGTAAACGGAGCTTTCCATTCACCATTGATGCAGCCTGCACAGGAAAGACTGGCGGCAGCTATCGAAAAAACAAAATTCAGAAAAGCAACAATTCCTGTATATCAGAATATCACTACAACAGCGGTAACAAACCCTGACGAGATCAAACAAAACCTGATCGCTCAGCTTACCGGTCCTGTAAAATGGACACAATCTGTTCAGAATATGATTAAAGATGGTGCCTCTAACTTCGTAGAAGTAGGACCAGGGAAAACCCTTCAGGGATTGATCAAAAAAATTGACGGATCAGTAGATGCTGCTTCTGCAATCTAA